The following are encoded in a window of Penaeus monodon isolate SGIC_2016 chromosome 9, NSTDA_Pmon_1, whole genome shotgun sequence genomic DNA:
- the LOC119576600 gene encoding uncharacterized protein LOC119576600 — MELFAPRCVASVAIAAPQYSYGASRAASSEEVEFVPILKDDRWNLQLRLRSCQRISFSQSGSPDGDEDIVIKAGEYSFTTAPDDTEIHLTFAEEDRNRSNGSDEVCS, encoded by the exons ATGGAACTCT TTGCTCCGCGTTGTGTGGCCTCCGTGGCCATTGCCGCCCCTCAATATAGCTATGGCGCTTCTCGTGCTGCATCCAGCGAGGAGGTCGAGTTCGTTCCAATCCTCAAAGACGACCGCTGGAACTTACAACTTCGACTTCGAAGCTGCCAACGCATCAGCTTCTCCCAGTCTGGATCCCCTGACGGCGACGAGGACATTGTGATCAAGGCTGGAGAATATTC TTTTACCACTGCTCCTGATGACACTGAAATCCACCTTACCTTCGCCGAGGAGGACCGCAACCGCAGCAACGGCTCTGACGAAGTTTGCAGCTGA